In Fibrobacter sp. UWH4, a single genomic region encodes these proteins:
- a CDS encoding protein-ADP-ribose hydrolase, producing MNQAERRLFLIKYLLAESPRYSGTTIPADAEGQKILLRSLMNVREAAPASDEFYRIQDEYLQESIRDRGITDVADIESVGRRFSAGAPDLFGDSLFLWRGDITTLRVDAIVNAANSGMTGCWQPCHSCIDNCIHTFAGVRLRSACDALMKRQGHPEPTGQAKITPAYNLPCKYVLHTVGPIVGYGLTERDCELLESCYRNCLEVAARNGVESIAFCCISTGVFRFPPERAAQIAVDTVLEWKRRTQNPMKVVFNVFSEKDEAIYARIFEKING from the coding sequence ATGAACCAAGCAGAGCGCAGACTATTCCTGATAAAGTATCTACTGGCGGAAAGTCCCAGGTACAGCGGCACGACCATCCCCGCGGACGCCGAAGGACAGAAAATCCTGTTGCGTTCCTTGATGAACGTGCGGGAGGCCGCCCCCGCAAGCGATGAATTCTACAGGATTCAGGACGAATACCTGCAGGAATCCATCCGTGACCGCGGAATAACGGATGTCGCGGACATCGAAAGTGTTGGCAGGCGGTTCAGTGCGGGTGCGCCAGACCTGTTTGGCGATTCCCTGTTCCTGTGGCGCGGCGACATCACCACCCTCAGGGTGGATGCAATCGTGAATGCGGCCAACAGCGGCATGACGGGTTGCTGGCAGCCTTGCCACAGCTGTATCGACAACTGCATCCACACTTTCGCGGGAGTCCGCCTCCGTAGCGCTTGCGACGCCCTGATGAAACGGCAAGGGCACCCCGAACCTACGGGACAGGCGAAAATCACGCCGGCCTACAACCTGCCCTGCAAATACGTGCTGCACACGGTGGGGCCAATCGTGGGCTACGGCCTTACGGAACGGGACTGCGAGTTGCTGGAATCGTGCTACAGGAACTGCCTCGAAGTTGCGGCCCGGAACGGCGTGGAATCTATCGCCTTCTGTTGTATTTCCACAGGCGTATTCCGTTTCCCGCCGGAACGTGCCGCCCAAATCGCGGTGGATACGGTGCTGGAATGGAAACGCCGTACGCAAAACCCCATGAAGGTTGTCTTCAACGTTTTCAGCGAAAAGGACGAGGCTATCTATGCGCGGATTTTCGAAAAAATCAACGGATGA
- a CDS encoding Sir2 silent information regulator family NAD-dependent deacetylase, producing MRGFSKKSTDDFSAEVSRLKKALARADAVVVGAGAGLSTSAGFTYSGERFVKYFADFSVKYGFSDMYSGGFFPYGTPEEMWAFWSRYVTINRYMAAPKPVYENLLKILRDKDYFVLTTNVDHCFQKAGIDKERLFYTQGDYGLFQCSKPCHPCTYDNEKQIRAMFDAQGFSKETGLFGAMTVPAELLPRCPICGRPMSMNLRSDSTFVEDDGWHRAAKRYREFLDRCNAMRGGNVLFLELGVGMNTPGIIKYPFWQMTALNSNATYACINYGQAYAPDDIGPRSLCVDGDIGEVVTKLL from the coding sequence ATGCGCGGATTTTCGAAAAAATCAACGGATGATTTTTCTGCCGAAGTATCGAGACTGAAAAAGGCGCTGGCAAGGGCGGATGCCGTCGTCGTGGGCGCGGGCGCCGGACTTTCGACATCGGCGGGATTTACCTATTCCGGGGAACGCTTTGTCAAGTACTTTGCCGACTTTTCTGTAAAGTACGGCTTTTCGGACATGTATTCCGGCGGCTTTTTCCCTTACGGCACACCCGAAGAAATGTGGGCCTTCTGGAGCCGCTATGTCACGATAAACCGCTACATGGCCGCCCCGAAACCCGTCTACGAAAATCTCCTGAAAATCCTACGGGATAAGGATTACTTTGTCCTTACCACCAACGTGGACCATTGTTTCCAGAAAGCGGGCATTGACAAGGAACGGCTCTTTTACACCCAGGGCGATTACGGGCTTTTCCAATGCAGCAAGCCGTGCCACCCCTGCACCTATGACAACGAAAAGCAGATTCGTGCCATGTTCGACGCCCAGGGATTTTCAAAAGAGACGGGCTTGTTCGGCGCCATGACCGTCCCTGCGGAACTGTTGCCCAGGTGCCCCATTTGCGGCCGCCCCATGTCCATGAATCTGCGCTCCGATTCCACCTTCGTAGAAGACGACGGCTGGCATCGTGCTGCAAAACGTTACCGCGAATTTCTCGACAGATGTAACGCCATGCGCGGCGGAAACGTGCTGTTCTTGGAACTGGGCGTAGGCATGAACACCCCCGGAATCATCAAGTACCCGTTCTGGCAAATGACCGCCCTGAATTCGAACGCCACCTACGCCTGCATCAACTACGGACAGGCCTACGCTCCCGACGACATCGGACCCCGCTCGTTATGCGTCGACGGTGATATCGGCGAGGTGGTGACGAAACTTCTTTGA
- a CDS encoding efflux RND transporter periplasmic adaptor subunit, with translation MTAQNQEKPQFDQGAIIKALQNALRTTSSKIGQMNEVLDIVRVVGEAKTFKTAALALAGEIADRHHAERVSIGMVKHDYVVLAAISHTDHFEGKMQVVRDLECAMEEAYEQDASIAYPPPDGGTPLATRIHEYYSKTYGVGHMLSVPVRRGEETIAVITCERGAHPFDDEESAQIHLVATLTSARIDELYRKSGWFGKRFARAAREGLAKLLGHEHTWAKLLGILLTAFVLFAALVPIPYRVSAPAMLKTDHITYLSAPFDGFIQSVKVKPGDIVYKGDELLRLDQKELKLEEADLMAQEQDNRREIQKAQANRQLADLRIQQAKLSQTLAKLKTVRYKLSRSVVRCESDSAVVIEGDLQKRVGSHVNQGGELFQLASIEEIYMEADVSELEVNNVRLGGEGFMAIKSRPDYVYRFRTTLMNPTASVKDQENTFAVRGEFVRATPPWFRPGMTGIAKIFAGKRTLWWILSHQAIDYLRLKLWW, from the coding sequence ATGACCGCACAGAACCAGGAAAAGCCGCAGTTCGACCAGGGCGCCATCATCAAGGCGCTGCAGAACGCGTTGCGCACCACCAGTTCCAAGATCGGTCAGATGAACGAGGTCCTGGACATCGTGCGGGTTGTCGGCGAGGCGAAGACTTTCAAGACGGCGGCACTCGCACTTGCGGGCGAAATCGCCGACCGCCACCACGCCGAAAGGGTGAGCATCGGCATGGTCAAGCACGACTACGTGGTGCTCGCGGCCATAAGCCACACCGACCATTTCGAGGGCAAGATGCAGGTGGTGCGCGACCTGGAATGCGCCATGGAAGAGGCCTACGAACAGGACGCAAGCATCGCCTACCCGCCCCCGGACGGCGGCACCCCGCTCGCCACCCGAATCCACGAGTACTACAGCAAGACTTACGGCGTGGGGCACATGCTCTCGGTCCCGGTAAGGCGGGGCGAAGAGACCATCGCGGTAATCACCTGCGAACGCGGGGCGCACCCCTTCGACGACGAGGAGTCCGCCCAGATCCACCTGGTAGCAACGCTCACTAGCGCAAGGATAGACGAACTCTACCGCAAGAGCGGCTGGTTCGGCAAGAGGTTCGCCCGTGCCGCGCGGGAGGGGTTAGCCAAGCTTCTGGGCCACGAACACACCTGGGCAAAACTGCTGGGCATCCTGCTTACGGCGTTCGTGCTTTTCGCGGCACTGGTGCCCATCCCCTACAGGGTAAGCGCCCCGGCCATGCTCAAGACCGACCACATCACCTACCTGAGCGCCCCCTTCGACGGGTTCATCCAGAGCGTGAAGGTGAAGCCGGGCGACATCGTGTACAAGGGCGACGAGCTCTTGCGACTCGACCAGAAGGAACTCAAGCTAGAAGAGGCCGACCTAATGGCCCAGGAACAGGACAACCGCCGCGAAATACAGAAGGCCCAGGCGAACAGGCAGCTGGCCGACCTGCGCATACAGCAGGCCAAGCTCTCGCAGACACTGGCGAAGCTAAAGACGGTGCGCTACAAGCTCTCTCGCTCGGTGGTGCGCTGCGAATCGGACAGCGCGGTGGTCATCGAGGGCGACCTGCAAAAGCGCGTGGGGTCGCATGTGAACCAGGGCGGCGAGCTGTTCCAGCTGGCATCCATCGAAGAAATCTACATGGAGGCCGACGTGAGCGAACTCGAAGTGAACAACGTGCGGCTTGGCGGCGAGGGCTTCATGGCCATCAAGAGCCGTCCCGATTACGTGTACAGGTTCCGCACCACGCTCATGAACCCGACGGCAAGCGTCAAGGACCAGGAGAACACCTTCGCCGTGCGCGGCGAGTTCGTGCGGGCGACTCCCCCGTGGTTCCGCCCCGGCATGACAGGTATCGCGAAGATTTTCGCGGGCAAGCGCACGCTCTGGTGGATTCTCTCGCACCAGGCCATCGACTACCTCCGCCTGAAACTCTGGTGGTAA